One Pseudanabaena sp. BC1403 genomic window, TACGATCTGCCGCCATCTAAGGTACAAGTTGCAAAGGTAGATTGGGATCTTTATCACCTGTTGGGGGAAGTCAAGTATGAATTAAATAAAATCGGTACAAATATCAACCAACTAGCCCATGATGCCAACTTGAGTCTAATGATGGGTAGCCCAATGCAACTACAACTGGAAGAACTCAATGAGATATCGCATCATATTGAGCAATCAATTGG contains:
- the mobC gene encoding plasmid mobilization relaxosome protein MobC — its product is MTLSVRFTVRMTEEEKVILDKKASQLNVKASEIVRCATFKYDLPPSKVQVAKVDWDLYHLLGEVKYELNKIGTNINQLAHDANLSLMMGSPMQLQLEELNEISHHIEQSIGSISELRTLITESTGITPKLGEEDDR